The DNA window cagtgtaataggaaatgcagctctgtctctaccttggagcagagtgagcacagcctgtcctctctgggcagccaggtttgtctgtgacgaccggtctctatagccagactgtgctcactgagtctgtacctagtcaatgttttcctcagttatctatcagtcacagtggtcagatagtatgccaccatgtactgtatatttagtcctagatatgtgtagttttgtgtgtgttctaatagaactgtgtccaaatagaatttatatttgtcatccttatttccggaccttttttggaatatcattatattTGGTGTTtttaggttaacggtcagagcccaggtctgacagaacttGTGAAGACGATCTAGGTGTTGCTGTaacccctctttagtgggagacagcagcaccaggtcatctgcggacagcagacacttgatttcagtgttgtgtagggtgataccaggtgctgccgattcttctaatgtttttgccaattcattaatgtagatgttaaatagtgttggacttattgggcagccctgtttcactccccgtccctgagagaagtctgtttgcttgttgttaactcattaatgtagatgttaaatagtgctggacttattgggcagccctgtttcactccacgtccctgagagaagtctgtttgcttgttgttaattcattaatgtagatgttaaatagtgttagacttattgggcagccctgtttcactccccgtccctgagagaagaagtctgtttgcttgttgttaactcattaatgtagatgttaatcagtgttggacttattgggcagccctgtttcactccacgtccctgagagaagaagtctgttggcttgttgttaactcattaatgtagatgttaaatagtgctggacttattgggcagccctgtttcactccccgtccctgagagaagaagtctgtttgcttgttgttaactcattaatgtagatgttaaatagtgttggacttattgggcagccctgtttcactccccgtccctgagagaagtctgtttgcttgttgttaactcattaatgtagatgttaaatagtgctggacttattgggcagccctgtttcactccacgtccctgagagaagaagtctgtttgcttgttgttaactcattaatgtagatgttaaatagtgttggacttattggacagccctgtttcactccacgtccctgagagaagtctgtttgcttgttgttaattcattaatgtagatgttaaatagtgttagacttattgggcagccctgtttcactccccttCCCTGacagaagaagtctgtttgcttgttgttaactcattaatgtagatgttaaatagtgctggacttattgggcagccctgtttcactccacgtccctgagagaagaagtctgtttgcttgttgttaactcattaatgtagatgttaaatagtgctggacttattgggcagccctgtttcactcccctgagagaagtctgtttgcttgttgttaactcattaatgtagatgttaaatagtgttggacttattggacagccctgtttcactccccgtccctgagagaagaagtctgttggcttgttgttaactcattaatgtagatgttaaatagtgttggacttattggacagccctgtttcactccccgtccctgagagaagaagtctgttggcttgttgttaactcattaatatagatgttaaatagtgttggacttattggacagccctgtttcactccccgtccctgagagaagtctgtttgcttgttgttaactcattaatgtagatgttaaatagtgttggacttattgggcagccctgtttcactccacgtccctgagagaagaagtttGTTTGCGtgttgttaactcattaatgtagatgttaaatagtgttggacttattggacagccctgtttcactccccgtccctgagagaagaagtctgtttgcttgttgccaattttaaccgcacatttgtttttagtgtacattgatttaataaaatCATGTTTTCCCTACAATAccactttctattagtttataAAAAAAGACCTTcgtgccaaattgaatcaaatgctttcctgaaatctacaaaacacgagtagattttgccttggtttaaaaaaacatttttttattaggcaagtcagttaagaacaaactcttattttcaatgacagcctaggaacagagggttaactgcctgttcaggggcagaacaacagatttgtaccttgtcagctcagggatttgaacttgcaacctttcagttactagtccaacactctaaccactaggctaccctgccaccctggtttacttgtttatcaattagagtgtggagggtgtaaatgtggtctgttgtatGATATTTTTTTAGAAATCCAATCTGGCTTCTGCTCAGGACGTTGTGTTCGTCAAGAAAATTATGTAGTCTGCTATTTATAATACTGCAGAGAATTTTCCCCAAGTTGCTGTTAACACAAATTCCTCTGtaattatttgggtcaaatttgtctccatttttatagattggtgtgatcaatccctggttccaaatatcggggaaaatacctgcagtgaggataatgttgaagagtttgagtatagccaatttgaatttgtggtctgtatatttgatcatttcatttaaaataccatcagcaccacaggcctttttgggtctccctctctctctctctctccctccctctctgtctctcgctccccctccctctctgtctctgtctctcgctccccctccctctctgtctctccctccctgccccctctctgtctctctctccctccctctctcctccccctccctccctccctccctccctccctccctccctccctccctccctccctccctccctccctccctccctccctccctccctccctccctccctccctccctccctccctccctccctccggcaCTAATAGCAGTCCCAGATGGACAGTGACATGGACACTGACCTGCTCTGCCCCCTCTAGGGTTTGGCCTTTCTTTCAGCCAGGGACCCAGCTCTGGGGTCCCTGCTTGGTGCTGGTAAAGCTGCCCAGATTGGGTCCGTTCAGGTTGGTCAGGGAGTCAAAGTTAAAGTCCAGGCCATCTGCGTCCATCAGCTCGTTTCTGATGATGGACTCCATGTCACACTCCAGGCTCCCGTTAAACATGTCCAGGTCCAGGTCGGTTGGGAAGCGGTCAGGGCCTAGTGAGCAGATCCCACCGCTTCCACCAACGCTCCCGTTCAGGAAGAGGGACGAGTCAATCTGCATCATGGAGGAGCCGTTTGATCCAAGTCCCAGTGGAGAGTGCAGGAGCTGCTGCTTGGCGTTGGCCAGGCTGTTGGCCTCGTTGTTCAGGCTCGGACCCCCATTCAGTGTCCTCAGGGAGCCCTGGTTGTGGTTGTGCAGGAGCACCCCCTGTCCTAACGCTGTGGTCCCAAAGGTCATCATGGGGTCGCTGCGGAGAACAAAGCCTCGCCTGGAGTTCTGGGAGATAACAGCGGCGGCACTGGCTTGTGACATCAGTGGGTCAGACTGGGTCATCATGACGTTGCTGTGGCTGTGGCCCTCTGAGCTGAGCAGATCCTGCAGGGTCTGGCTCCCGAAGCGGGAGATGCAGGAGAAGGACGTCTGCTTGTTCTCCTGGATGGTCTGCATGGGGGCGGGCCGCAGGGAGGAGCCTACTGTGAGGGGACCAAAGATGGAGTTACAGTAGCCACCGCCGCCTGCACCATTAGAGGGGGatggagtagagggagaggtggttgGGGAGGAGGAGCCCAGTCCGGCAAGCTTGGAGCCAAAGCTGAGCCCGGAGGATCCTCTTTGGGTGGCTGGTCCAGTTGGGGTGGGGGCCAGGGCGATGTTATCCAGCAGCTCATCCATTAGGTCGTCCGTCAGCCCCTCGTTCAAGTTCATGGTGCCCGCCAGGTCTGCCAGGCGAGGCAGCTCTGTGGGCAGTCCCTTCCCATTGGGCGTGGGGGTGTTCCCAGGCGACAGTGCCTCGCCGGGACTGGAGTAGAGCATGGGCGATAGTGGCGGCTCATCGTCCAGCAGCTCGTCCAGCTCTGGGTTGGCCAGGATGGGTGAGAGGCGCCCACTCAGCGTGCTGGCGTTGGAGTTGGTGCGTGAGCGGAAGTCTGTCCAGGCATCCAGCTCCTCACTGCTCCGTGATGTGGGGCTGCCCGGCCACTTGGAAAGCCCTGAGGGGCTGTCTCCGCCCCCCTCGCCTGCCGCCACTGCCTGGAGGGCCGCCTTCTTCTTGGCTGCGCGGCCGCGGGCAGACTTGGTGTACTTGTTGCTGTTGTCCATGGAGACAGCACGGCGCCGGGGGGCCTTCCCGCCCTTCCCTCCCTCCGGGTTTATCATCCACCAGGAACTCTTTCCCGTTCCCTCGTTCTGGACACGGATGAAACGACTGTGGAGGGAGAGGTTGTGCCGGAtggagttctgtcagagagagggagaagaaagagagaaagtttgTTAGAGTCCACTACAGTGCTCAAAATCTTACAATGTTATTAAGCAAACTATGCAAGTCCTCAGCAGTGTCTTCATATTCTTTTCATTCTCATATCAATGATTGTATGAATCATGATCATTAAGTCCAGGCACATTTATTTCTAAACCACCCATTAAGTTTGTAGTAGAGCAGAACTATACGTTCTTTGGGACTAGTGTTCCTAGAAGACTAGAGCACCAAGCCCATTGCTTTGACTGTTCATTCACTGCTGAATGGACAGCCCCAGATAGCAACACATTAATAACATTCAGCAACAGTGGCAGGGGGATTGTGCGTCATCACTGGTGTGTATTGATCTGAGACGAGCTCCTTCAtgttcagagcagagcagagtggcaCACAGTAGGggaccggacacacacacacacacacacacacacacacacacacacacacacacacacacacacacacacacacacacacacacacacacacacacacacacacacacacacacacacacacagggcaggcaGGTAGCACTTATTCATCATCAAATACTCAATTGGTTTGTTTATATAACAGGGATATGCCTGAATAATACCCCAGCATTGTCAGATGAAAACCTGACTAGAGTGCAGAGCAGGGACTAGagattgtcattattacaagtgGGTTGACTTGTTGTGAGGACGCAATGAAATCATTAAGGAAGCAAGAGGGACTTGTCGTGATCACGAGGATAATGAGTTCTATTTAGAGTATACAGTAGCAGAGACGCAGAGGGAAACATAGTAAAGTTTTACTCAACAATCTGCTGCTCTGATCCAGCAGGTGTTTCTGTATTCACATCAGATCTAATGATGTTTGAAGCTGTTGTTTTCTAACTCCTGATTGGATCTAGAGTGCCAGTAACCTCAGCTATGTGATCCTGAGTGGAAAAGTTGGTAAGAATGTGGTGCTAGCAATTCCAGGGTCGTGGGTTCGATTCCTGCTGGaggcatactattgtttgtttaTTGAAGTCTATAGGAACCTCACAGTACAATAGAAAGCAGGTCAGGACTTTCCAGTTATCTCATTACTGGATGTGAGAGATGAAGTTTATGATTGCATAATGCCCTCAGTCCAATTAAAGgcactatactaccatactactccCAGACCACTCACATACATGTCCATCTGGCCACACACACAAGATAACACCCATCTATCCGCAGCCATCTGGATGCTTCAGCTGACATGCTTTCATATACCATGGCCCGTTTATGGGAGTAAggaattacctctctctctctttcctatcatCACAAGAGGAAAGAAATCATGATTTTCTTCCCACTCATAAACAGACATGGGAAGATTGTGCAAGAACAAACCTCCAGACTGGTCTATTGATTACATCGTCTGCTCACAGGATGAATGGACATAACTACTTAATGATGTGTGTTATACACAGAGTGATGGCTGTGCATGGCTCCTCCACAAACAGTAGGTTTTCCACCAAACCTGTTTCAACACACATACATCAGTAGGCCATTTAACTGATTATACACAGGGATGCAGCCCAAAAGAACTGAACACATTGAGGTACTGCAATGGATGTCCATCCATCCCTCGTTACATGTTCCAGTTGCTTTCCAAACATATGTTTTTCTATGGTCCTGAGGGAGACTCGCATATCCACAGATATAAAACAACCCAACCAGCCCTTCTGTTCGGATTGCTATTCTGTTCGGAGAAGGCTCCATCAGTCAAGCCTTGaggctgtgtgtatctgtggttgtgtgtgagcACAGCAGTGGTATTGGCTGAAGGATAGGCTTCTGTCTTCCGAGCTACACTGAACCTGTGacgttgagtgtgtgtgtgtgtgtatacgtgtgtgtacgtgtgtgtgtgtgtgtgtgtgtgtgtgtgtgtgtgtgcatgcttgcctGCCTTGCTGTATTTACATGCAAATGAGTTCTTGCAAACGTGTTTGTTTACAGAGACATGAATATCAATACAGCATGTACACTCTGTGTGTAACGCATGTACAtgaaaatgtctgtgtgtgtgtacatgtgtatgtgtgtgtaggtctgtacTATGAGGTAAGATGAGGAGCGATACCAAGGAGACCAGTGTTTacagccacccagccagtcagccacccagacagctagtcagccacccagccagccacccagacagtcagccacccagccagccagtcagccagtcagtcagccgcccacccagctagccagccagccacccagccagtcagccacccagccagccagccagccacacagtcagtcagccacccagccacacagccagtcagccacacagccagtcagccacccagccagtcagccacccagccacacagccacccagccagtcagccacccagccccagccaatcagccagcccagccacccagccacacaGCTAGTCAGCcacacagccagtcagccacccagccagccagtcagccagtcagtcagccgcccacccagctagccagccagccacccagccagtcagccacccagccagccagccagccacacagccagtcagccacccacccagccagccacagccagtcagccacacagccagtcagccacccagccagtcagccacccagccacagccagccacccagccagtcagccacccagccaaTCAGCCACCCAGCAGTCAGCCACCCCCAGCCAGCCACAGCTAGTCAGCcacacagccagtcagccacccagccagtcagccacccagccagtcagccacacagccacacagtcagtcagccacccagccagtcagccacccagccagtcagccacccagccagccagccagccagccagccacacagtcagtcagccacccagccacacagccagtcagccacacagccagtcagccacccagccagtcagccacccagccacacagccacccagccagtcagccacccagccaatcagccacccagcacagcccagccacacagccagtcagccacacagccagtcagccacccagcccagccagtcagccagtcagtcagccagcccacccagccagtcagccagccagccacccagccagtcagccacccagccagccagccagccacacagccagtcagccacccagccccagccacacagccagtcagccacacagccagtcagccacccagccagtcagccacccagccacacagccacccagccagtcagccacccagccaatcagccacccagccacccagccacacaGCTAGTCAGCcacacagccagtcagccacccagccagtcagccacccagccagtcagccacacagccacacagtcagtcagccacccagccagtcagccacccagccagtcagccacccagccacacagccacccagccagtcagccagtcagccacacagccagccagccacccagccagccagccacccagccagtcagccaaccagccagtcagccacccagccagtcagccacccagccagtcagccacccagccacacagccagtcagccacccagccacacagtcagtcagccacccagccacacagccacccagccagtcagccacacagccagtcagccacccagccagtcagccacccagccagtcagccagccagtcagccagtcagcccaaccagccagtcagccacagccagccacccagccagtcagccacacaGCCAGTCAGctacccagccagtcagccacacagccagtcagccacccagccacaCAGCCAGTCAGTATCTCCAGAGGCATGACATGGCTGCATTATTACAGCAACTAAAGAACAACAGCACCAGAACATGCACACTCTCACTGTCTgtcaaactgtctgtctctgtcacactgtctgtctctgtcacactgtctgtctctgtcaaatTGTCTATTTctgtcacactgtctgtctctgtcaaatTGTCTATTTctgtcacactgtctgtctctgccaaactgtctgtctctgtcacactgtctgtctctgtcacactgtctgtctctgtcaaattgtctgtctctgtcaaactgtctgtctctgtcaaattgtctgtctctgtcaaattgtctgtctctgtcaaattgtctgtctctgtcaaattgtctgtctctgtcaaattgtctgtctctgtcacactgtctgtctctgtcaaattgtctgtctctgtcaaattgtctgtctctgtcacactgtctgtctctgtcaaattgtctgtctctgtcaaattgtctgtctctgtcacactGTCTATTTCTGTCACACTGTCTATTTCTGTCACACTGTCTGTCTTCAGCTTCACCGTTGCTAGATCAGAcatgactggcaaaaagtgctcttctctgacaagttgtggttttgtctcaccaggggtgatggtcagattcactcATATCAtggaaggaatgagcattacaccgagggcTGTattctggagtgggatcgatttggaggtggggggtccgtcatggtctggggcggtgtgtcacagcatcatcagactgagcctgttgtcattgcaggcaatctcaatgctgagttacagggaagacatcctcctccctcatgtggtacccttcctgcaggctcatcctgacattaccctccagaatgacaatgccaccagccatactgcacgttctgtgcatgatttcctgcaagacaggaatgtcagtgttctgccatggccagcgaagagcccggatctcaatccaattgtgcacttctgggaccttttggattggagggtgagggctagggccatctcCCCCAGAAaggtctgggaacttgcaggttccttggtggaagagtggggtaacatctcacagcaagaactggcaaatctggtgcagtccatgaggaggagatgcactgcagtacttaatgcagctggtggccacaccagatactgactgttacttttgatttggacccccccgttgttcaggggcacattattcaatttctattaatcacatgtctgtggaagttgttcagtttatgtctcagttgttgaatcgtgtttatgttcattcaaatatttacacatgttaagtttgctgaaaataaacgcagttgacagtgagaggacgtttctttttttgctgagtttatgaacTAAACCAAGTACACCCCTTCATCCCTACTACTgagtacacatgtacacacaatgATAACAAACActcatagaacacacacacacacacacacagctctctacAAT is part of the Oncorhynchus tshawytscha isolate Ot180627B linkage group LG18, Otsh_v2.0, whole genome shotgun sequence genome and encodes:
- the foxo3b gene encoding forkhead box protein O3B encodes the protein MAEIPTPSPLHELDVAIDPDFEPQKRPRSCTWPLPRPESNAGKPESNDTDIIPEEEDDEEEQHATSMAINVNGTSSSVGADHQNSNSPTAEGLLSGLENGGSPLSSHSPTTTSGALGTSGPGSQTPRKSSSRRNAWGNLSYADLITKAIESTPDKRLTLSQIYDWMVRCVPYFKDKGDSNSSAGWKNSIRHNLSLHSRFIRVQNEGTGKSSWWMINPEGGKGGKAPRRRAVSMDNSNKYTKSARGRAAKKKAALQAVAAGEGGGDSPSGLSKWPGSPTSRSSEELDAWTDFRSRTNSNASTLSGRLSPILANPELDELLDDEPPLSPMLYSSPGEALSPGNTPTPNGKGLPTELPRLADLAGTMNLNEGLTDDLMDELLDNIALAPTPTGPATQRGSSGLSFGSKLAGLGSSSPTTSPSTPSPSNGAGGGGYCNSIFGPLTVGSSLRPAPMQTIQENKQTSFSCISRFGSQTLQDLLSSEGHSHSNVMMTQSDPLMSQASAAAVISQNSRRGFVLRSDPMMTFGTTALGQGVLLHNHNQGSLRTLNGGPSLNNEANSLANAKQQLLHSPLGLGSNGSSMMQIDSSLFLNGSVGGSGGICSLGPDRFPTDLDLDMFNGSLECDMESIIRNELMDADGLDFNFDSLTNLNGPNLGSFTSTKQGPQSWVPG